The Terriglobus tenax genome contains a region encoding:
- a CDS encoding ArnT family glycosyltransferase — MYAPKPAVTQSRLTSTRNRRLWILSIVWVAVYFASLFSPPLLDDADATHAQAAATMARTGDYVTLYVNGIRYLEKAALPYWLAAADYRIFGFNSFATHLPLALGVGLLAALAYRWAKHAISQTAGFYAALATLTTTGVFLFTRIFIPEVLLSVFLCAALYCMLRGLETSRKGYFYGMWAALALAVMTKGLIGLVFPLGAAGVYLAITGEWRRWREFRVVTGGLLFLAIAAPWHILAGLRNTGGMNGHGFFWFYFINEHVLRFLGKRYPKDYNKLPGYLFWVLHLVWLFPWSLFLPVAVLDLWRNRKDYLRPKTFANQTMLLCGIYAALVLVFFSISTNQEYYTFPAYLPILLLITLSLARRESNVLRGRMMSAAHIVFAAIGFLIAGALFYGLWSSRHLPFEPSIGDLLAHRAVGNYTLSMSHFFDLTGASFAALRLPAALAMLAFAFGPAVAWNLRLHRRNTAGLAVIAFTMALFFIAAHIALVRFGSMLSCSQLADTANDLVATRRIEPNYQLMLYGDQSYGSSVIFYTDHRALLVNGRSSSLIFGSTFPDAPHIFLNSQDLLHTWGTGVRHLLFVPSDQHEEVEKLLGGHYVLLKETSGNSLITDRPLN, encoded by the coding sequence ATGTACGCCCCGAAGCCCGCCGTGACGCAGTCACGACTGACGAGCACCCGCAATCGCAGGCTCTGGATACTGTCGATTGTGTGGGTGGCGGTGTATTTCGCGAGCCTTTTTTCGCCCCCGCTGCTGGACGATGCGGATGCTACCCACGCGCAGGCCGCCGCCACCATGGCGCGTACCGGCGACTACGTCACGCTGTACGTTAATGGCATCCGTTACCTGGAGAAGGCCGCCCTGCCCTACTGGCTGGCCGCCGCCGACTATCGCATCTTCGGCTTCAACTCTTTTGCTACACACCTGCCACTGGCGCTTGGCGTGGGCCTGCTGGCCGCGCTGGCGTATCGCTGGGCCAAGCATGCCATCTCGCAGACCGCGGGCTTCTACGCCGCCCTGGCCACGCTGACCACCACCGGCGTCTTCCTGTTCACACGCATCTTCATTCCGGAGGTGCTGCTGTCTGTCTTTCTCTGCGCGGCGCTATATTGCATGCTGCGAGGGCTTGAGACAAGCCGGAAGGGCTACTTCTACGGCATGTGGGCCGCCCTGGCGCTGGCCGTGATGACCAAGGGGTTGATTGGCCTGGTCTTCCCCCTGGGCGCGGCCGGTGTCTACCTGGCGATTACGGGGGAGTGGCGCCGCTGGCGCGAGTTCCGCGTTGTCACCGGGGGTCTGCTCTTCCTGGCCATCGCTGCTCCGTGGCATATTCTTGCCGGCCTGCGGAACACCGGCGGCATGAACGGCCACGGCTTCTTCTGGTTTTACTTCATCAACGAGCACGTGCTGCGCTTCCTGGGCAAGCGCTATCCCAAGGACTACAACAAGCTGCCTGGATACCTGTTCTGGGTGCTGCACCTGGTCTGGCTCTTCCCCTGGTCACTGTTTTTGCCCGTAGCCGTGCTGGACCTGTGGCGCAACCGCAAGGACTACCTGCGGCCGAAGACCTTTGCCAACCAGACCATGCTGCTGTGCGGCATCTATGCGGCGCTGGTTCTGGTCTTCTTCTCCATCTCCACCAACCAGGAGTACTACACCTTCCCGGCGTACCTGCCCATCCTTCTGCTGATCACGCTGTCGCTGGCGCGGCGCGAGAGCAATGTTCTGCGAGGCCGCATGATGTCAGCCGCGCACATTGTCTTCGCAGCGATTGGCTTCCTGATTGCCGGAGCGCTGTTCTACGGCCTGTGGAGCTCTCGCCACCTGCCCTTTGAACCCAGCATCGGCGACCTGCTGGCGCATCGCGCCGTGGGCAACTACACGTTGTCGATGTCGCACTTCTTTGACCTGACCGGAGCATCGTTCGCGGCCCTGCGCCTGCCCGCCGCTCTGGCCATGCTCGCCTTTGCGTTCGGACCTGCCGTGGCGTGGAACCTTCGTCTGCACCGGCGCAATACCGCCGGGCTGGCCGTAATTGCCTTCACCATGGCGCTGTTCTTTATCGCCGCTCACATTGCTCTGGTGCGCTTCGGGTCCATGCTGAGCTGCAGCCAGCTTGCCGATACGGCCAATGACCTGGTGGCCACCAGGCGCATTGAGCCGAACTATCAACTGATGCTGTACGGGGACCAGTCCTACGGCTCGTCGGTGATCTTCTATACCGACCATCGCGCACTGCTGGTCAACGGCCGCTCCAGTTCCCTGATCTTCGGCAGCACCTTTCCGGACGCTCCGCACATCTTCCTGAACTCGCAGGACCTGCTGCATACATGGGGAACGGGCGTTCGCCACCTGCTGTTTGTTCCATCGGACCAGCACGAAGAGGTGGAGAAGCTGCTGGGTGGCCACTACGTGCTGCTGAAGGAGACCTCCGGCAACTCGCTGATCACCGACCGTCCCCTGAATTGA
- a CDS encoding ArnT family glycosyltransferase, with product MSIPTSFAVAEPAAPFAAARRKSVAILVAIWAILQLGGIFTPGLLDDVDSVYLEVAREMLVRHDYVTPYVDGIRFFDKPPLMYWLAAGSMKIFGPHDWAGRLPLALLVLGLTLSVYALGKRLFGERGGFYSGLAIATSIGTYLFTRFYIPDVPLALWMTVSIHLLLIALDRVRAQQSALKPMLGFATITALNVLTKGLIGLVFPVGFALIFLLLTGQLAALRRLHLLASTALFLLITLPWHVLAALRNPAINTDARGWFWFYVINEHFMRFVGKRIPHDYGQVPVLIFWGMILAWLLPWAVFLPRAVRWSVTTLRSAGLKARESEAPLALFLWAIIVIGFFSLGSRQEYYALPALPALALLAGGQLARAEEPGHPGARKAAYFWTVWLLLPITTLAAVVCTWFAITAPIPPAGTDISALLTTNPDRYTLALGHLYDLTGQAMGFFHFPLILVAVSMYAAGLTAWLLRRAGRFYAANVTLAVAMMGNLWGMHEGLARFYPILGSKGLADAITAEFQPGDQIMLDGELTSGSSIAFYTRQPLHLINGRVNGPWYGSFWPDAADIFEDNNSLYEAWAGKERVFLMTYEPKKRTADLTPFGGVYVLKSEGGKTVLTNHP from the coding sequence GTGAGCATCCCCACTTCATTCGCTGTGGCGGAACCCGCCGCCCCGTTCGCTGCTGCACGCAGGAAGTCCGTCGCGATCCTTGTCGCCATCTGGGCCATTCTGCAGCTTGGCGGTATCTTCACGCCCGGCCTTCTGGACGACGTCGACTCGGTCTACCTCGAGGTAGCGCGCGAGATGCTTGTCCGTCACGACTACGTGACGCCCTATGTCGACGGCATCCGCTTCTTCGACAAGCCGCCACTGATGTACTGGCTGGCCGCGGGCAGTATGAAGATCTTCGGGCCACATGACTGGGCCGGACGGCTTCCACTGGCTCTGCTGGTGCTTGGGCTTACCCTCTCGGTCTATGCGCTGGGCAAGCGCTTGTTCGGCGAACGCGGAGGCTTCTACTCCGGCCTCGCCATTGCCACCTCCATCGGCACCTACCTGTTTACGCGTTTTTATATTCCTGACGTGCCGCTGGCGTTGTGGATGACGGTTTCGATCCACCTGCTGCTCATCGCTCTGGACCGCGTCCGGGCACAGCAGTCCGCGCTCAAGCCCATGCTGGGCTTTGCGACCATCACCGCGCTGAATGTGCTGACCAAGGGTCTGATCGGCCTGGTCTTCCCGGTAGGCTTCGCCCTGATCTTTCTGCTGTTGACGGGGCAGCTTGCTGCGCTGCGCAGGCTGCATCTGCTGGCCTCCACCGCGCTGTTCCTGCTCATCACGCTGCCATGGCATGTGCTGGCGGCGTTGCGCAACCCGGCCATCAACACCGACGCGCGCGGGTGGTTCTGGTTCTACGTCATCAATGAGCACTTCATGCGCTTTGTCGGCAAACGCATTCCGCATGACTACGGCCAGGTGCCAGTGCTTATCTTCTGGGGCATGATCCTGGCGTGGCTGCTGCCGTGGGCGGTCTTTCTGCCGCGCGCCGTGCGCTGGAGTGTTACCACGCTGCGCTCTGCGGGCCTGAAGGCCCGCGAGTCGGAAGCTCCGCTCGCCCTGTTTCTCTGGGCCATCATCGTCATTGGCTTCTTCTCCCTGGGCAGCCGGCAGGAGTATTACGCGCTGCCCGCGCTGCCTGCGCTGGCATTGCTGGCCGGTGGGCAGCTTGCCCGCGCCGAAGAGCCGGGGCATCCTGGCGCTCGTAAAGCCGCCTACTTCTGGACCGTATGGCTACTGCTTCCCATCACCACGCTGGCCGCGGTGGTCTGCACATGGTTCGCGATCACAGCGCCGATTCCGCCCGCAGGCACGGACATCTCCGCCCTGCTGACCACCAACCCGGACCGCTATACCCTGGCGCTGGGCCACTTGTATGACCTGACCGGTCAGGCGATGGGCTTCTTCCATTTCCCGCTGATTCTGGTGGCTGTCTCCATGTACGCTGCGGGTCTGACGGCCTGGCTGCTGCGCCGCGCAGGCAGATTCTATGCGGCCAATGTGACCCTGGCGGTGGCCATGATGGGGAACCTCTGGGGGATGCATGAGGGGCTGGCGCGCTTCTATCCCATCCTTGGCTCGAAGGGGCTGGCGGATGCCATCACGGCCGAGTTCCAGCCCGGCGACCAGATCATGCTGGATGGCGAGCTGACCTCGGGCTCGTCTATCGCCTTCTACACGCGCCAGCCGCTGCACCTGATCAATGGCCGCGTAAATGGCCCCTGGTACGGCAGCTTCTGGCCGGATGCAGCCGATATCTTCGAGGACAACAACTCTCTGTATGAAGCATGGGCCGGCAAGGAACGCGTCTTCCTGATGACCTATGAACCGAAGAAACGTACCGCTGACCTGACACCCTTCGGCGGTGTCTACGTGCTCAAGTCCGAGGGCGGCAAGACGGTGCTGACCAACCATCCGTAG